Proteins found in one Candidatus Sysuiplasma acidicola genomic segment:
- a CDS encoding type IV pilin produces MNSKRFAKRMKDSGVSPVIATILMVAITVVLAAVLYVMVSGFTHSPGTANSAGLNEAQATGTSWTVTVSSVSASNIGLSNLKIVISGGNATTDGTFTMGTLSSTGASMTFSVASSLTGSFTILSGNSGTYLSAGDYFTISSPATWASGSLQGLTVTLYSGNSNLGSTTL; encoded by the coding sequence ATGAATAGCAAAAGATTTGCAAAGAGAATGAAGGACAGCGGAGTTTCGCCTGTCATTGCAACCATATTGATGGTGGCAATTACAGTCGTACTCGCGGCTGTTCTGTACGTGATGGTGAGCGGGTTCACTCACTCACCTGGGACCGCGAACAGCGCGGGATTGAACGAGGCACAGGCAACTGGTACCAGTTGGACGGTGACCGTATCTAGCGTATCAGCTTCCAATATCGGACTATCTAATCTTAAGATAGTAATTAGCGGCGGAAATGCGACGACTGATGGCACATTCACAATGGGAACTTTGAGTTCGACCGGTGCGTCGATGACGTTCTCAGTCGCTTCTTCACTCACGGGTTCGTTTACAATCTTGAGTGGCAATAGCGGAACATATCTGTCCGCAGGCGACTACTTTACCATCAGTAGCCCTGCCACCTGGGCAAGCGGATCTCTCCAGGGGCTAACAGTAACTTTGTACTCAGGCAACTCCAACCTTGGTTCCACAACGCTCTGA